The Candidatus Caldatribacterium sp. genome has a window encoding:
- the rpsH gene encoding 30S ribosomal protein S8 yields MAHTDPIADMLTRIRNASRAGHPTVTVPASRLKIEIARIMREEGYIKDYRVIAKEGNKRDLLIELKYGPRRERVINGLRRISKPGLRIYAGKDEIPILFGGLGTVIVSTSRGVMTGKEARKLGIGGEVLCFIW; encoded by the coding sequence ATGGCGCACACTGATCCTATCGCCGATATGCTGACGCGGATTCGCAACGCCTCCAGGGCTGGGCATCCGACGGTTACGGTCCCTGCCTCTCGCTTGAAAATCGAAATTGCCCGCATTATGCGGGAGGAAGGATACATTAAGGACTACAGGGTTATCGCTAAGGAAGGAAACAAAAGAGACCTTCTCATCGAGCTCAAGTACGGTCCCCGTCGTGAGCGGGTCATCAATGGTCTTCGGCGTATTAGTAAACCTGGGCTCCGGATATATGCGGGAAAAGACGAGATTCCCATCCTCTTTGGAGGTCTTGGGACGGTTATCGTTTCTACCTCGCGGGGGGTTATGACCGGCAAAGAAGCACGAAAACTCGGCATAGGCGGGGAAG